In Natronococcus sp. AD-5, the genomic window CGTGACCGATCTGTTAGAGTCGATCGCAGGAGAGATCGAAGATCCGATCGATCGATCGGTGCGCTGAATACGAGTATAAGCTCAGGTCGGCAGATGCGTCTACCGACCTGTGAGTAACGGGTGCGAATCGATACTCGCATACGATGAACGACGAGGTAGTATCTGCGGTAATGTAGAGGTGATACGCAAACTCACTCCGAGATTACTTCAAACTCCGAGGCTCCACATCGACAGCCGTCCTTTCGCCCGATCGGTTGAACCGTGTCGTCGGAGAAAATCCACGCCGAATAGACTGCACCGCACTCGTAACATCTCGCAGCCGCCTTTATCCTACCGTTCTCGTTGTTCCTACTATCTCCTTTCATAATCCTTTAATTTCTCCGTGTGGCTGATTAGACGCCGTTATGAGCGTATCTATAGGCGATTGGGAAAGAAACGCAAGGTTGTATATACTACGTCGTTGGTAGTGATACCGACATTTTAACGCGCTAGTTATCGTCCGGATGGGTGAACGTCAAGGTGCTCGTGATGAGATTTTTGTGTGCTGCGTGAAATCGCTTCGAAAGCGCCTGTTGAGAGATGCCCATTCGTTCCGCTAGCTCGTTCATCGTAACCGATTGCGGAATCTCGTAGTAGCCCGCTTCGAGCGCAGTTATCAGCGTCTCGCGTTGCTTGGACGTGAGATCGTACTGGGCGCTCGCCATCGGTTGCTTCTCTTCTCGGAACTGATTGAGTTCGTAAGAGATGTCGTTCTCTCTGCAGTAGTCTCTGAACTGGGAGAGACTACCCTGATCATCGAATCGCATCCGGAGTTCCCAGTTTCGATCTCTCCCGACCGCTTCCAGGATCGTCGCTCCGAGTTCGACGTACGCGTAGACGATCGCTTCGACGTTATCCGTCCATTCAGCGCGATACAGTATCGCCTCCTTCACTTCGTCGATGCGAGCGATGTCTCTCACGGATTCGTCGTCGTCGAGTGCCTCCCTGAACTCCGTCTTGTCACCACCACTCACCCAGAAATACGGCATAGCCTCGTCTTCCATCGTCGCTACAACTCGTTCGATCTCGACGACCATGTCAGGGGCCGCCGTAAGCGCATTATTCAGCGCAAAGTCGTCCGATTTGACGGAAAACTCCGCAACGATGCTCATACGATTAGTTCGCGCTCACCGAGAATAAACTCGTAGCCTGAACGACACAATACATACACTTTTCAAACTAGATCATCCCGAATCTACTAGGTTCTGCGCTGGGCAGTCCTACCGGCGGTTGATCCGCTCCTCAGCGACGTACGCGCTGTGTAGTCAGTGCGGCCCTGCCAACGCGCCGGTAGCTGATAGAAGACAAAGCGTCAGGTTCGCACTCCGCACGCAACGGCCGCCTCAAACGACTGCTAAACGGAGCGCCACGCCGCCGCGAGGAGTGTCCACGCGACGCCGCCGGCGAGCGCGATCGCGCCGAGGAACCGGCCGCCGATCTCGAGGACGGCTCCGTCTGCGCGGAGCTCGTGCCGGAAGAGGGTCCAGCCGTTGGGTTCGACGACGAGACTTCCGCTCCCGAACGCGAGCGACTGAAAGACCAGCCCGACCAGGACCGTGGTGCTCACCGCGAGCGTGCCGACGGTACCGGCGGCGGTCGTCGCGAGGATGGCGGCGCCCGGTAGTCGCTCGACGGTCGCTCCCGTCGGACTGTAGATGGCGAACCCCTGCGCGCCCGATCGCGGATGCCCGCTGACGCGGACGTCGGCGGGGTACTGACAGAGGACGCCCGCCATCCAGAGATCCCCGACCGAGCCGGCGGCGTTGGCCGCGAGCGGGACGATCAGTACCGGGGACGGATAGATCGCCATCGCGAGGAGCCCTGCGGCGGTGATGATCGTGACGGGGGCCAGGAGCGCGACGAGCAGCTGGTTCCGGGTGTAGCTCGCGTTTCGCGTCCGGGCGTAGGCGTACGGCAGTACGAAGTGAGAGACGCCGACGCCGTAGGACGGCGCATCGCCGTAGCGCGCCATGAACGCGCCGTGGAGGAGTTCGTGCGGGATAACCACGAGGACGAGCGACCCCATCGCGACGAGCAGCCAGCGCCCGCCGTTCGGCAGCGCCGTACCCGTGACGACGATCGGCTCGAGCGACGTCCCGCGAATCACGGCGAGGACGAACGCGAAGCAGTAGGCGAACGCGAAGAACCCGACGACCGAGGCGAGCACCCACTGGATCGCGATCGACCGCGTGAGTCGAACCGTCGCGACCGCTCCCGCGGAATCGGGCGTATCTGGCGCCGAGGCTGGCACGGCCTCTACTTCCGAGGGTACCGAAAAAGGGATGTCGATGTTCGCCGACGCCGGCGACGGCGGAAATCGACAGCTTCCCGGTGGTCGATTCCACAGTGTCGAGCATGACCGACGGCGATCGAACTGACGAAGCGAACGGGATCAGGGCCAGCTACGACGAAACCGAGACGGAGCGCCGCCTCGCGTTCGAGGTGATCGACGGGAGCGCCGGCGGGCGAACCGGCGAAACCGCCGCCATCGCCCAGAACCGGGAGGGGTACGCGATGTTGAAAGTCCGTCCGACGGCCGATGGTGACGAACTCGAGCGCTACTACGGCTTCGACATGGCGCTCGATCACGCCGGAGAACTGCTCGGCGTTTCCCCCCACGACCTGCCGATCCCGGAAGCGGCCGCAGACATGGGAATGTAACCGGCTGGTAGCGGCCGCTGACGAGCGCGTCCGGTCAGGTGACGAACGCGTAGAGAAAGAGCATCGCGAAGTAGACCAGAACGAGCGTCCCGAGGGCGTAGAGTCGGAACCGCCGGATTTCCGCACCCTCCTCGAGGTAGGCGCGCTCGAAGGCGGCTCGCTCGCGGTCGGAGAGGCGATCCGGGTGCTCGAGCCCGCAGTGCAGCGTCCGCAGCCGCCGGTCGTGAAACGGCCGTCCGCAGTACGGGCAGCGGACGCTCGGATCGCCGCTGCGAACCGCTACGGTCGGCGAACCGACGGAGCCGTCCGTCTCGGCGCTCTCGATCGTTTCGCCGCGCGAGCCGTCGGTGTCTGGTGGCGCCACGGTGAGCGGACCTACGCCCTCCTGGACAGTAGATGTTCGGCTCCGTCGATCGTCCGCCCCCCGACGGGGGCGAGCGGGCGGCAAAAGCGGGAACCCTAAATACGCAGAGTCGAACGGTGAAGACGAGAATAGCCGTGGCAACCGAGTCGTTTCCCCGTCCGATCGGTACGCGACGTCGTTTCACCGCACTGCTCGCAGCGACCGCGCTCGGCGTCTACCTCCTGTTGATCGTCGGCGCGACGACCTCGATCACCGACGCGGCCACGGCGTGTTCGACGTGGCCGACCTGTCACGCACCGGTCGATCCCCTGAGCCAGACGGACCTGGCGATCGCCTGGGGCCACCGGATCGCCGCCGTCCTCGTCGGCCTGGTCGTGGCGGCGACCGCGGTGGCCGCGACGCTCGGCGACGCCTCGAGTCGCGTCCGGGTCGCCCTGCTCGCCGGAGCCGCGCTGTACGTCGTCCAGATCGGCGTGGGCGCCGCAACCGCCACGCTCGGCCCCGCCGCGATCGTCCCCGGACTTCACCTCACGCTCGGCCTCGTGATCTTCACGGCCGTCGTCCTCGCGCTCGCCTGGGACCTCGAACTCGCGACCGGAAGCGAGAACGACGTCATCGGGACGCCGGAACCGTTCGAGCCGGAACCCGCCGCCGGAAGCGGGCGATCGCTCCCCTCGAGTCGGCTCGCTCGCGCCCGCCTCACCGCGTTCGCGTACTTCAAGATGATGAAACCGCGGCTGATGTGGCTGCTCTGTCTCGTCGCCGCCGCGGGGATGGCCCTCGCCGCCGGCCCGACGCTCGACCGGTACACGATCGTCGCCACGCTCGGCGGCGGCGTCCTCGCGATCGGCGCCTCGGGGACGTTCAACCACGTCTTAGAGCGCGACGTCGATCAGCGGATGTCCCGGACGGCCGACCGGCCGCTGGCGACGGAGCTGATCCCGGTCCGGAACGCGCTGCTCTTCGGCTTCTTCCTGTCGGGAGCGTCCATGGCCGTCTTCCTGACGATCAACGCGCTCGCGGCCGCGCTCGGGCTCGCCGCGATCCTGTTCTACAGCGTCGTCTACACGCTGTTGCTCAAACCCAACACCGTCCAGAACACGGTCATCGGCGGATTCGCGGGCGCGCTGCCGGCGCTGATCGGCTGGGCGGCCGTCACAAACGAGATCGGCCTTCCCGCCCTCGCGCTCGCAGGTGTCATCTTCCTCTGGACGCCGGCGCACTTTTACAACCTCGCGCTCGCGTACAAAGACGACTACGCCCGCGGCGGCTTCCCGATGATGCCCGTCGTCCGCGGCGAGACGACGACGCGAAAGCACATCCTCTACTACCTCGCCGCGACCCTCGTCGGGACGGTCGCGCTCGCCTGGATCAGCGACCTCGGCGCGCTCTACGCGGCGACGGTCGTCGTCTTCGGCGGAATCTTCCTCTGGACCGCCGTCGTCCTCCACTTCGAGCAGACCGAAGCCGCGGCGTTCCGCTCGTTCCACGCCTCGAACGCGTTCCTCGGCGCCGTGCTCGTCGCGATTCTCGTCGACGCGCTCGTGCTCACCACGCCGCTGTTCTGATCCGTCGTTCTCGGCCTCGTGGCGGGATTACTCGAGACCTCGTCCCGGTCGGCGGTGGAGTGCTCTTCCGCGCCGTGGCCCTCGAGATCGTCGGGGTACTCGTCTGATCGGCCCCGTCCCGGATCGCGTCGATCATCTGCCGCGGAATCGACGCTCCGCGCTGCCGAGCGCG contains:
- a CDS encoding heme o synthase; this encodes MAVATESFPRPIGTRRRFTALLAATALGVYLLLIVGATTSITDAATACSTWPTCHAPVDPLSQTDLAIAWGHRIAAVLVGLVVAATAVAATLGDASSRVRVALLAGAALYVVQIGVGAATATLGPAAIVPGLHLTLGLVIFTAVVLALAWDLELATGSENDVIGTPEPFEPEPAAGSGRSLPSSRLARARLTAFAYFKMMKPRLMWLLCLVAAAGMALAAGPTLDRYTIVATLGGGVLAIGASGTFNHVLERDVDQRMSRTADRPLATELIPVRNALLFGFFLSGASMAVFLTINALAAALGLAAILFYSVVYTLLLKPNTVQNTVIGGFAGALPALIGWAAVTNEIGLPALALAGVIFLWTPAHFYNLALAYKDDYARGGFPMMPVVRGETTTRKHILYYLAATLVGTVALAWISDLGALYAATVVVFGGIFLWTAVVLHFEQTEAAAFRSFHASNAFLGAVLVAILVDALVLTTPLF
- a CDS encoding DUF3267 domain-containing protein; translation: MPASAPDTPDSAGAVATVRLTRSIAIQWVLASVVGFFAFAYCFAFVLAVIRGTSLEPIVVTGTALPNGGRWLLVAMGSLVLVVIPHELLHGAFMARYGDAPSYGVGVSHFVLPYAYARTRNASYTRNQLLVALLAPVTIITAAGLLAMAIYPSPVLIVPLAANAAGSVGDLWMAGVLCQYPADVRVSGHPRSGAQGFAIYSPTGATVERLPGAAILATTAAGTVGTLAVSTTVLVGLVFQSLAFGSGSLVVEPNGWTLFRHELRADGAVLEIGGRFLGAIALAGGVAWTLLAAAWRSV
- a CDS encoding DUF7111 family protein, translated to MTDGDRTDEANGIRASYDETETERRLAFEVIDGSAGGRTGETAAIAQNREGYAMLKVRPTADGDELERYYGFDMALDHAGELLGVSPHDLPIPEAAADMGM
- a CDS encoding helix-turn-helix domain-containing protein, which encodes MSIVAEFSVKSDDFALNNALTAAPDMVVEIERVVATMEDEAMPYFWVSGGDKTEFREALDDDESVRDIARIDEVKEAILYRAEWTDNVEAIVYAYVELGATILEAVGRDRNWELRMRFDDQGSLSQFRDYCRENDISYELNQFREEKQPMASAQYDLTSKQRETLITALEAGYYEIPQSVTMNELAERMGISQQALSKRFHAAHKNLITSTLTFTHPDDN
- a CDS encoding DUF7410 domain-containing protein, translating into MAPPDTDGSRGETIESAETDGSVGSPTVAVRSGDPSVRCPYCGRPFHDRRLRTLHCGLEHPDRLSDRERAAFERAYLEEGAEIRRFRLYALGTLVLVYFAMLFLYAFVT